The Saimiri boliviensis isolate mSaiBol1 chromosome 12, mSaiBol1.pri, whole genome shotgun sequence nucleotide sequence atttttgggggttGTGGGTCACTATTGCTTAAATGGGGGGGTAACCATAACATTTTTCTGGGGTAGTTTAAAAGAATTGATAATTATCTAAATTTAACTTGGAAACtacagatttgggtggggaattAATGCTAAtagttaaattaaaattagattgttttcatttctgtgtagGATGTTGTTGATAAATGCTTTTGTATAATCACctattttctttaaacatctATTATGTACTAAAAGAgacaaagtaaaattatattttatgagttGTTTTCAGTGACTAATTTGTCTTTGTAAaacttaaatattcatttaagttTGTAGGTTTAAACTGTTAACTTATGGTGTATTTAGGCAATTTAAATTGGGTTACGTATCTAGATGTAGAAAAACTTACTGCATTTTGCCCAGTATCTAATTGACACTAATATATTTATGCTGAAACGTGtaccttaaaacatttttaaataggtaTATTGAGATCTTCAGAAGTAGCAGGAGTGAAATCAAAGGATTTTATGATCCACCAAGAAGATTGCTGGGACAGCGACCGGGACCATATGATAGACCAATAGGAGGAAGAGGGGGTTATTATGGAGCTGGGCGTGGAAGTATGTATGACAGAATGCGACGAGGAGGTGATGGATATGATGGTGGTATGTGTATCTAATGAACAAAGGTTCTGTTGTCATTTTCTTAATGTTCCTGACACTTCgtcaagaaatacagaaatggcaGTAATTTCAGTACCTATTAGGTTTTAAAACCTGTTCATGAAAACATGGATTCCCATAGCTAGCTGTGGGATTTGATTTGATTGATGCACATATTAGCACCTAGAAAACTTACACCgaaattaaaattaagatgttGGCATATTTTGACCTTTTTTGGCCTAAGAATGAAATTTAATGTACATGTCTGAACTtaacaaacttttttaaattttaaatttccatgagATGTTGACTGCTTTTTTCAGAGTCTAAGTTGGGAATTGCAAACTTATAATAAGTTACACAGACTGTTTACCACAAAATGTTTTTGTAGGCTCTATTATAAAATGTATCTCTCTAAAGTATGTAGTCATGTATTTCTCCTTAAATTACACAGGTTATGGAGGTTTTGATGACTATGGTGGCTATAATAATTATGGCTACGGGAATGATGGCTTTGATGACAGAATGAGAGATGGAAGAGGTAAAGTAaatattaaagacatttttattctgAGGTGaattttagtatttgtttttgcAGGCTTTTAGTGGTAATATAGGAAACTTGTATAAAAAAGTTAATTCAGACATATTTCGGTGCATTTCTATATAGAGCTTTATACCTTGAACAGTACGTATGTATACTTTCCTACTTGTGTTCATAATAGTTTATAATCTTGGCAAATTGTGTTCTGTAGGTATGGGAGGACATGGCTATGGCGGAGCTGGTGATGCAAGTTCAGGTTTTCATGGTGGTCATTTCGTACATATGAGAGGGTTGCCTTTTCGTGCAACTGAAAATGACATTGCTAATGTGagtaatttttaataactattaGTGGTTTTATACTTATCCTGGTATCTAAATTTTTAAGCATTCTTAATGTTCTCATGTTTATAGCTTAATACCAAAATCCcttgaatataaaaatagatcAACCTTTAACTGTAGTTACTGATGGATATTTTTGTGTCCATTGTGTGTTAACCTGCATAGGATTCAAGCAAGTAAAAAGCTACATTCATGAAGTCCAGTTAAGAATGTAATGAAAGACTTACCAGCATAGAATGGTGATGactctataccaggcgtccccaaactttttacacagggggccagttcactgtccctcagactgttggagggccgccacatactgtgctcctctcactgaccaccaatgaaagaggtgccccttcctgaagcgcggCGGGGggtgccggataaatggcctcagggggccgcatgcggcctgcgggccatagtttggggacgcctgctctataccATTTTGTGCTggtgtctttgttgttgttgttgttgtttgagatgcaggagtcttgctctgtcacccaggctggagtacagtggcacaatctcggctcactgcaacttatggCTCTgaagttaaagtgattctcctgattcggcctcctgaatagctgggcttactggcatgagccaccactgtttggtatttttagtagagagggtttcaccatgttggtcaagctggtctcaaactcctgacctcatgatccacctgcctcagcctcccgaagtgctgggattacaggtgtgggccaccaagCCCGGACTGTATTAGGTTTTGAAAGAGCGAATGTATAAGTATTAGTGATTTGGTTTGGCTTTCTAGGCTAGATAGTGATTAGAAACAGGAGTTGAAAATAACAGGAATAGATCCTGCTGATTATTGATGTGAAACTGGTTGGTTTCCAATTTGTTAGGAAGTCAGAAAACTTCAGTCCATGGGCTAAATCTGGTCACATCATTCCTCTGCCTGTTGAGTAGTTATATTAGAACCCAGTGGTCATTCAAGCCAAAAATACTATCTGGCTCTAAAAGCAACAGTTTGCTCTAGATCTTACTGGGAGTCAATTGGCCTGAGTTCCAAGTGCCTTTAATGGTAGTTTAAACTTCACTAACTTGTGATTAGAACCAAATGATACCTTTTGGGGAACAATTTCATATAGTTTTAAATAGTAGGTTTATCCAAACTGCACTGTTCCAAAGCGTGATATCCATTATTTCTGTGTGTTACGtctgtgtttggtttttgttttgtttttgagacaagtcttcctctctgtcttgcctaggctggagcacagtggtgcgatctcagctcactgcagcctccacctctcacattcaagcaattctcctctcagCCTGTGAGagtctgtgccaccacacctagctgatttgtatttttaatagagacagggttttgcagtgttgtccaggctggtcttgaactcctgacctcaagtgagccactgtgcccagcctatctgCTTATTTTAAAAGCGGTAAATTCTTTACATTATCCCTAAGTGTATACTCTTAACATTCACAAAACCTCTGTAGTTGACTCATTAGTCTGGCAGGGCAGTGGAAGGGTTTAATTGATGAGGAAAATCAAGGTATGCagtaatttacttttaatattctcaatagagaagtaaaaaaaaaatgtttccttttttttagttCTTCTCACCATTAAATCCAATACGAGTTCATATTGATATTGGAGCTGATGGCAGAGCCACAGGAGAAGCAGATGTAGAGTTTGTGACACATGAAGATGCAGTAGCTGCCATgtctaaagataaaaataacatgCGTAAGTGGTATCTTTGGCATGCTATCTTAATTTTCtagatgtgaatttttaaaataagaggctCTAGGATCTGAAGGTAACTCTTGGCAGTTGTTGGGATCTAAAACCATTTGACCtttaataaagtttaaatattaaTGGTTTCCTGTGGGCTTTGTATAGCACTGTACTAGGAATTAATAAGCATACTTTGTTAAATATTACTTaattgat carries:
- the HNRNPH3 gene encoding heterogeneous nuclear ribonucleoprotein H3 isoform X1; this translates as MDWVMKHNGPNDASDGTVRLRGLPFGCSKEEIVQFFQGLEIVPNGITLTMDYQGRSTGEAFVQFASKEIAENALGKHKERIGHRYIEIFRSSRSEIKGFYDPPRRLLGQRPGPYDRPIGGRGGYYGAGRGSMYDRMRRGGDGYDGGYGGFDDYGGYNNYGYGNDGFDDRMRDGRGMGGHGYGGAGDASSGFHGGHFVHMRGLPFRATENDIANFFSPLNPIRVHIDIGADGRATGEADVEFVTHEDAVAAMSKDKNNMQHRYIELFLNSTPGGGSGMGGSGMGGYGRDGMDNQGGYGSVGRMGMGNNYSGGYGTPDGLGGYGRGGGGSGGYYGQGGMSGGGWRGMY
- the HNRNPH3 gene encoding heterogeneous nuclear ribonucleoprotein H3 isoform X3 yields the protein MYDRMRRGGDGYDGGYGGFDDYGGYNNYGYGNDGFDDRMRDGRGMGGHGYGGAGDASSGFHGGHFVHMRGLPFRATENDIANFFSPLNPIRVHIDIGADGRATGEADVEFVTHEDAVAAMSKDKNNMQHRYIELFLNSTPGGGSGMGGSGMGGYGRDGMDNQGGYGSVGRMGMGNNYSGGYGTPDGLGGYGRGGGGSGGYYGQGGMSGGGWRGMY
- the HNRNPH3 gene encoding heterogeneous nuclear ribonucleoprotein H3 isoform X4, which encodes MRDGRGMGGHGYGGAGDASSGFHGGHFVHMRGLPFRATENDIANFFSPLNPIRVHIDIGADGRATGEADVEFVTHEDAVAAMSKDKNNMQHRYIELFLNSTPGGGSGMGGSGMGGYGRDGMDNQGGYGSVGRMGMGNNYSGGYGTPDGLGGYGRGGGGSGGYYGQGGMSGGGWRGMY